Genomic window (Arachis hypogaea cultivar Tifrunner chromosome 13, arahy.Tifrunner.gnm2.J5K5, whole genome shotgun sequence):
TTCTGACAATGCTTTTGTAGCTGCGAATGTCTCATCCGAAGTTTGTGCACCTCGCACAATCTCAATCAATTTCATCACAGGAGGAGGATTGAAAAAATGCATTCCTATCACCTGAAAATGAATAAGGTGTAATTTCTTTTCACTATATTGTATATTATACATGAAGTTCCAATGTAGCATATAATATAATGACAAAAACAAAACACTATTTTCTCTACAGCATACGAACAAATCTTTATGGTAAATACATCCCCATTCTAAAATGATAAAAtacaacaccaaaaaagtaacCTGATGTGGCCTGCTGGTTGCAGCTCCTAGGCGAGTTATGGAAATGGAACTTGTGTTGGACGCGATAATTGCAGAACTCTTGGCAATCTTTTCTAATTGAAGTAATAATCTTTTCTTTATATCTTCAGATTCCACAATGGCTTCTATGATAAAATCAGCCTGATGGAAGTCTTCCAAATTTGATGTAAACCGCAGCCTTTGCAAAGCATCTGCACCTTCAGACTGTACATAAGGAGTACTTAAACTATTGCGGATCAAGGCATTTGAAGGACAAAAAGTTCTTAATTTTTCAAGAAATTAGACAAAAACATCACAATTAAATAGAAATCAATTtcgaacccaaaaaaaaaaaatcctaaattgGTCTGTAAACTGATTATTTGAGTCTCAAGTCTTTGTTTATTAGTTGTTAGTACATAAATCTTCAAATTATGCTATCAATCGATTCATaaacattgaaaaagaaaaagaaagaaaaaataatccCACTCCGAACCaccaaaatttaaattaagaGCTATCTCACGATTTAAAAGTTTAAGGACTAAGCACTAATCAGGACCAAAGTGACCATTCAACAGAACCATAAAATATTATCATTAACTACACACAAATTctcttaaaataatttatttaacatAATCACCAACAAAAGGATAAAAATTAATGATAACCTGAGAGAGTTGAGCTTTGGAAACCAAACGAGCGATGGAGGCAGAGACGGAAGCAGAGGCTTTGGAAAGAGCAGGAGGATCGACATCGAAGAGGCAGACGTGTATGCCATTCATAGCAGCCACTTGCGCTATTCCCGAACCCATCTGCCCGCCGCCCACTACTCCGATTTGCTTCACCGATGACATTATTTTAATGTTTTCTTTTCCGAAGGCACTGCACGTTGTTCAGTTGGCGACGGAATGTCACTTTGTATCTCGATCATTTACTCATCGTTACCTTTGCGGAACAAAATTGAGTCATGGATAGGATAAGGACGCAGGCTTTGTCGCATTCATTGGTGTAGTTCGGTACCCAATAATTCCTATTGACCATTGTTTGTCCGCATTGGAAAAATTTGGCCCTGcacacggatcggatcggatcggatcggatcggatatagccTAAAATTCTATTCGATCTGTACTGcactcatcggatcggatcggatactaTATCCGCATTTTTTTTAGGCCGAATCCGATCTCGGATCGGATCGGTTATcaggtatatccgcataattaataaaaaaaaactattttaagattctatttgactttttttacaaaaaaaatccaaaaaattcattttttttatctgtttaagcctatttactcctaaaatattatcaataatagttcttttgaataacaaaaacaaaataataacacaagatttaagtttaattattctaagttgaagtataacataaaaaattaaaaacaaaatatcataaaattcataaataacacactaaaattcatatcacattagggtttattttcttaaactatgctatttatatgtgaTGTGCGGATATGCGGATTTGCGGATTGGATCCGCAGATATCACTGCCAAATCCGCAATCTGATCCGACCATAGtgcggatccgatccgatggctctgcggatcggataatatccgcaaaattcggatcggatgcggataattaccgcggatatgcggatattatccgatccatgtgcagCCCTACCTGATACTCAGAATGACCCCCAAAATTTTGTTGGCTCAATTAGAACCCCAAATTTATAATTGTGGCTCCAACTTGTCCCTGCGATCATCTCCGTCACCGGAATGTTGATCTAGCGTAATTGCATGACATGGTGGACACTACTTAAACGACGGCGCATTGGTTTCGCGTGCAAACCCTTTGGAAACCAACCACGTAGTGTAAGGATTTTCTTGATGTTTGGCAACTTATGATCGTCTTAGTGGAAAGAAAGAGTTTTAACCCACAAAAAACTGAAACGACGTGGTTTCCAAAAGGTTTGGGCGCGAAACCAATACGCCGTCGTTTAAGTAGTGTCCACCATGTTATGCAATTGCATCAAATCAGCATTCTGGTGACGAAGATGATTGCAGGGACAAGTTGGAGCCACAATTACAAATTTGGGGTTCTAATTGGGGCCAACGAAATTGTAGGGgtcatatctgccaacttctgccaactcttaatTTTGCATCGTTctatcggttttttttttttttaaataaaaaaatttatttactaatttatgtAAAAGGAGAAAAAATCTTAATAGTACttcgaaaaataacaaaaatataatttttgatacGTAAtctttatttttgtgaaattgatTAGCTATCTATTAATATTTTCTCTTTGTATGAACGGAAAAATCTATATAACATGTTAAACTGTTGATTTATCGGTTAAAAGCAATTCGGATtgacaatttttttattagaaatttcgTTATCTTTTGGAAATAATTGTTAGGAccgtttagtttttttattttttattatctcttttAAATATActagttaaatttattatataaaactgaaaaatattagtaatttttaaattgtttttacttataaaaattaaataaagaatatTTTAATGATTAACGTATCACATAAGCATATTCCAAAGAGAGATCATTGACGAAGGGACTAACTAGACTCACAAAGTTAAATATCAAGGGATGAGAAGAGTATTTTTTTTATCGGTCCCGCTACGTTACCAaacagcatatctgccaacttctgccaactcttatttataattgtgtttcatggaagtgtcttctaggatgtgtctaataaaaatgtcttttttatggttgtgtttaatagaagtgtctttatggatatattttctggatgtgtctctttatatatgtatttaaaatataataattaattattattggcaataagttggcagataatatgttggtaccctatacttttcctgtTTTTATTGGGGCCTCGTGGTCCTTCGAAGAAATGATCTCGTGCCGGGGATGGATATTCACCCTATGTAAAAGTCAATttcattcttatgtatttttatgtCTAATATTATATCAACTTCATTCAAAATCTTCATCTTAAATTTAGACAAATAATTACtccataattattaataaattttgaataaatacaTTTATCATTACTATTATGTGAGAAGTTATTTGATAACGCTACTGAATCAAACTTCTCATATCATTGTTTATGCGTTTGTTTTAAGCCATATAAAGATTTAACtaatttacaaaatttttttcattttcgagTAGCCTTTCAATTACTCCATATAAATGTTTTTACTAAAATCTCTATCTAGAAAAACtgttttaatatttatttgataTATGTGAAACTTGTGAATGGATTCTATGCTAATGCTATAAGAGTTCTACTAAAATTCATTCTTGTCACATATGCATAGAGATCAAAATAGTCTATACCTTCTTTTTGTCTAAGGACTAATTtggataaacaacttaattaactTTTTTTGGAAAAAGAACTTAAAACATAAgaatttatattgaaatcaatttataaataagttattttttgtttggatttttatcataaaaatacttattttaaagttattttaataaatataagtgataaaatagcttttgagaaagaaaaaagttaaatgctcttaaaaattttttaggaaGTTAAaagcatatttaaaaaaatgtaccAAACAACATTAATTTgacttttcataagttaaaatcCCAAAAAAGTACCTTTTGAAACTTTTCAAATGGACTCTAAACCCCTTAGCCACTGACCTTACTTTAAAGATTTGCAGTAAATCGTCCGTGTTATACTTTCTTTTGAATACCCACTTACACTCTATAGAGTTTGATCATGGATGCAAATTAATTAAAATCCAAGTATTATTTGATAATATTGAatccattttatcattttaatattataattaaaataatgtcATTTTTTGCTTCTATTTCAAGGTCATTTGAATGTTTGAGAATCATCTTCTATGTTCATCATAATAGGAATTTTGGTTGTTACAGAATTTTTAGTTCTTTCTATAAAAAGGATGATAacttgagaagaaataaaatttgtccaaatctttttcttttcttattctcaaATTCTTCCTTAATTCAATCAGTTCTTTTTTACTTagacatttattattttgataatttattttttgcaaaATATTAGTATCATTTTGGGAATATTTTGAGTTTAAAGTTAAACCATTGataaatctaattttaataaatttttgctCTCTTGATTCAACAATTATATTAGGCACTAAGTCTAATATTCTATATACTTTATAATTTTGAGCATATCCTATCTTTTATGACTTTTGTCCCCACTTTGGTTCTCTTTtgataaaaaatttgataaaaaactAAACACCCCATACTTTCAAATAATTCAAATGGTTGAAAGATCAAAAAGTCTTGTCTTGAAAAGTTCAAGGGTgggaatagtaaaaaaaaaaatctcggaTACATTACAAAGAGAATCGGACCTTTGTATTTTCCTTTGATATTTCATTTCTATTTTCTGCATCTCCTTTGCTTtcatgttactttctttttcgcggcaatataatagaatagatattgaTGTGAACGTTACATAGTTCATGATGCAGAACTTTTTCAGTTCATCCAATTGGCTTGGCTCATACGAAAAAAGTATTGTTCAAAATTTACAATCTCAATGAATCCTTACCCAAATCTTTTTTGTAATACTCACATTATTGTTgtgaatatatataa
Coding sequences:
- the LOC112737983 gene encoding uncharacterized protein; translated protein: MSSVKQIGVVGGGQMGSGIAQVAAMNGIHVCLFDVDPPALSKASASVSASIARLVSKAQLSQSEGADALQRLRFTSNLEDFHQADFIIEAIVESEDIKKRLLLQLEKIAKSSAIIASNTSSISITRLGAATSRPHQVIGMHFFNPPPVMKLIEIVRGAQTSDETFAATKALSERLGKKVITSRDFSGFIVNRILMPMINEAFFALYTGVATKEDIDTGMKLGTNHPMGPLQLADFIGLDVCLSIMKVLHAGLGDNKYAPCPLLVQYVDAGRLGKKQGIGVYDYRKDSRSANSSSRL